The following are encoded in a window of Methylocystis rosea genomic DNA:
- the bufA2 gene encoding BufA2 family periplasmic bufferin-type metallophore, whose product MNVKSVSGASMAAAAIALILSGAAPAPALAKKMSKSVHCAGINSCKGTSACKTANNACKGMNSCKGQGWAPEKSAAACEAKGGKVAEM is encoded by the coding sequence ATGAACGTCAAAAGTGTTTCGGGCGCCTCAATGGCCGCCGCGGCGATCGCCCTGATTCTAAGCGGCGCGGCGCCGGCGCCGGCGCTCGCCAAAAAAATGAGCAAGTCTGTGCATTGCGCCGGAATCAATTCGTGCAAGGGGACCAGCGCCTGCAAGACCGCGAACAACGCCTGCAAGGGCATGAACTCATGCAAGGGTCAGGGGTGGGCGCCCGAAAAATCAGCAGCAGCTTGCGAGGCGAAGGGCGGCAAGGTCGCCGAGATGTAA